Sequence from the Rhodococcus jostii RHA1 genome:
CGTCGGCGCCGTCGATGTGCGCGATGTTCCGGTGCCCGAGTTCGGTGAGGTGGTCGACGGCCAGGGTGATGCCGGCGACGTCGTCGCCCCGCACGGCACCGACTCCGGGCAAGCCGCTCGCGCGCGCCACGACGAGGGCGGGCACGCGGTCGGCCAGCGCGCCGAGCTCATCGGTGTCGAACCGGGTGCCGAGGAGGATCGCGGCCTCGCAGCGCTCCCGCATGAGCGCCTGGACGGCGACCTTCTCGGCGCGACTCGGGGCGACCGCGCTGAGCATCACGTCATAGCCCCGGCGGGTGGCCGCCGCGTAGATCTGTTCGACGAGATCGCCGTGGAACGGCTGCTGCAGTTCGAACACGACTCCGAGCAACCGGGAACTGGCCTGGCGCAGTTTCTGTGCGCGACGGTCGGGGACGTAGCCCATCTCGTCGGCGATGTCGAGCACGCGCCTGCGGGTGGCCTCGCTGGCCCCGGGAACGCCGCGCATCACGATCGAGACTAGCGCTGTGGAGACTCCTGCTGCTCGCGCTACGTCGCCCATCGTCGGGCGGGCGCCGCCGGTCGATCCCGCCACCGGTTCGACCACGTGCACGGCTCCTGTCTTCCGGGCCCCGCGCTGCTGCGCTCGAGGCTGCTCTTGACCAATGATCGCACGAGTTCTACGGTCTAGAACTAGAACGTACTAGTTCGCCTCGACCTCCACCCTTTCACTGCACTGGAGCGCACCCATGTCACACACCGAAGCCGCAACCGTCCACTCGACGGCGCCCGCTTCCCACCCGGTACGCATCGCGTTGATCGGTGCCGGACGCATCGGCTCGAATCACGCGGAGATCGTGGCCCGCCTGGTCCCCGGGGCGTCGCTCGTCGCAGTCAGCGACCCGGTCGGCGAGTCCGCGCAGCGTCTCGCCACCACGTTGGGAGCGTCACTCGCCACCACGACCGTCGACGACGTACTCACCAGCGACGAGGTCGATGCGGTGCTGATCACCGCCCCCGCGCGGAGTCATACGGACCTGGTCGTCGCGGCCGCGGCCGCCGGCAAGCACGTGTTCGTCGAGAAGCCGATGGCGGTGACCCTCGCCGACGCCGACCGAGCCATAGCGGCGGCCGCCGACGCGG
This genomic interval carries:
- a CDS encoding LacI family DNA-binding transcriptional regulator, translated to MVEPVAGSTGGARPTMGDVARAAGVSTALVSIVMRGVPGASEATRRRVLDIADEMGYVPDRRAQKLRQASSRLLGVVFELQQPFHGDLVEQIYAAATRRGYDVMLSAVAPSRAEKVAVQALMRERCEAAILLGTRFDTDELGALADRVPALVVARASGLPGVGAVRGDDVAGITLAVDHLTELGHRNIAHIDGADAPGGADRRAGFLAAMDRHGLSASATVVTGGTTETEGAEGMHTLLEMPTPPTAVVAFNDRCATGVLDLLVRSGRDVPADISVVGYDDSRLARIPHVQMTTISQDATHMAEAAVDGALAQISGDKAVDLVLAPHLVRRATTGPVAHRD